In Paenibacillus hexagrammi, the following are encoded in one genomic region:
- the lspA gene encoding signal peptidase II, giving the protein MSVKDASVQKFYIWMAAAILTDQCSKIWIRLHLKEGDSLVVWKGVLEFVRYENSGMAFSLFQGYGRWFIPAAIIFVGIVLYLLYRGLLNSPLERVGAACLAGGAIGNAIDRTLFNQVTDFIHFYAKQGILNMADYAINIGILLFVLQMVLSFRRSRDR; this is encoded by the coding sequence GTGAGTGTAAAGGATGCTTCAGTGCAAAAGTTTTATATATGGATGGCTGCAGCAATATTGACAGATCAGTGTTCAAAAATTTGGATTCGGCTGCATCTGAAAGAAGGGGACTCCTTGGTCGTTTGGAAAGGGGTTCTGGAGTTCGTGCGCTATGAGAACAGTGGTATGGCTTTTAGCTTATTCCAAGGCTACGGGCGGTGGTTCATCCCAGCAGCCATAATCTTTGTGGGGATAGTCTTATACCTGTTATACAGAGGCTTACTAAATAGTCCGCTTGAACGAGTGGGAGCGGCATGTTTGGCCGGCGGTGCGATTGGAAATGCCATAGACCGTACTTTATTTAATCAGGTAACGGATTTTATTCATTTTTATGCCAAACAGGGCATTCTGAATATGGCTGATTATGCCATCAATATCGGAATTCTTCTTTTTGTTTTGCAAATGGTCCTTTCATTTCGGAGATCACGAGATCGGTAA
- a CDS encoding polysaccharide deacetylase family protein: protein MRIAITLLIGFLLCQNAVYAAPKKDRFYFEARGEVVWEISTDEKVIALTFDDGPHPEHTAQILDLLKQYDAKATFFVVGNKVKMNPELLLREVQEGHEIANHTYTHAYLSRRTNMKKEIHDAEEQIYTVSGQRSRLFRPPGGVFNEQLVALVKSEGYKMILWSWELDTKDWRTPGVSRIVNRVLKHADNGNIVLFHDYIEGPTQTIDALKVILPELKNRGYRFVTVSELLNYSKAIPAKQQ from the coding sequence ATGCGGATCGCGATTACTTTGCTTATTGGCTTTTTACTGTGTCAAAACGCCGTTTATGCAGCGCCTAAGAAGGATCGCTTCTATTTTGAAGCCCGCGGTGAAGTCGTATGGGAAATATCCACCGACGAGAAGGTGATTGCCCTCACCTTTGACGATGGACCTCATCCCGAGCATACTGCTCAAATTCTGGACTTACTAAAGCAGTACGATGCCAAAGCAACGTTTTTTGTTGTTGGAAACAAAGTAAAGATGAACCCCGAGCTTCTGCTCCGTGAGGTTCAAGAAGGTCATGAAATCGCCAATCATACCTACACCCATGCTTACCTCAGCAGAAGAACGAATATGAAGAAAGAAATCCATGATGCGGAAGAACAAATTTATACCGTGTCCGGTCAGCGCTCCCGCCTGTTTCGACCGCCTGGCGGTGTTTTTAATGAGCAGCTCGTCGCTCTGGTTAAGTCAGAGGGCTACAAAATGATTCTGTGGTCCTGGGAGTTGGATACCAAGGATTGGCGCACTCCCGGTGTTTCGAGGATTGTGAATCGGGTGCTCAAGCACGCAGATAACGGTAATATCGTTCTTTTTCATGATTATATTGAAGGACCTACTCAGACAATTGATGCGTTGAAAGTCATCCTGCCTGAATTAAAAAACAGAGGGTATCGTTTCGTTACCGTGTCCGAGCTGCTCAATTACAGCAAAGCGATCCCGGCTAAACAGCAGTAA
- a CDS encoding YitT family protein, whose translation MDSAVLQHSKLSKSKLIKRLFLLVLGSALFSVGLEIFLVPNDIIDGGITGVSIMLAHLFHIPLGVLLTVLNLPFLYIGYKQIGKTFAWSTLLAVLLMSIGTALLIPVQPITVDPLLAAVFGGVILGIGVGMVIRSGGSLDGTEIVAILLSKKSPFSVGEIVMFVNLFILGSAGFVFGFDHAMYSLIAYYIAFKMIDITIEGLDQSKSVWIISDLSEKIGSALNDRLGRGVTYLHGEGVFTGEDKKVIFTVISRLEEAKLKSIVDEVDPSAFLAVGNIHDVKGGNFRKKDIH comes from the coding sequence ATGGATTCCGCTGTCTTGCAACATTCCAAGCTGTCGAAGAGCAAGCTTATCAAGCGATTGTTTTTGCTTGTGCTCGGTTCAGCGCTATTTTCTGTAGGACTAGAAATTTTTCTAGTGCCCAACGATATTATCGACGGCGGTATCACGGGCGTCTCGATTATGCTGGCTCATCTGTTTCATATACCGTTAGGTGTGCTGCTGACTGTACTGAATCTGCCGTTTCTCTATATCGGTTATAAACAGATCGGCAAGACATTTGCTTGGTCTACCTTATTGGCCGTGCTGCTGATGTCTATCGGTACAGCGCTTTTAATTCCGGTGCAGCCCATCACGGTGGATCCTCTGCTGGCTGCTGTATTCGGAGGGGTCATCCTGGGAATTGGTGTAGGCATGGTGATCCGGTCGGGAGGTTCCTTGGACGGAACGGAAATCGTAGCGATACTCCTAAGCAAAAAGTCGCCCTTCTCGGTCGGGGAAATCGTCATGTTTGTCAATCTGTTCATATTAGGCAGTGCAGGCTTTGTCTTTGGCTTCGACCATGCCATGTATTCGTTGATTGCCTACTATATCGCTTTCAAAATGATCGACATTACGATCGAGGGTCTTGATCAATCAAAATCCGTATGGATCATTAGTGATTTGTCTGAAAAGATCGGCTCCGCATTGAACGACCGGCTGGGAAGAGGAGTGACCTATTTACACGGCGAAGGCGTGTTTACCGGTGAAGATAAGAAAGTGATTTTTACCGTGATCTCGCGATTGGAAGAAGCTAAGCTCAAATCTATCGTGGACGAGGTTGATCCATCAGCTTTTTTGGCGGTTGGCAATATACATGACGTGAAAGGCGGAAACTTCCGCAAGAAGGATATCCACTAA
- a CDS encoding Rrf2 family transcriptional regulator, whose product MVTTVVMQLKQISTRFSIAVHILSLIAVSPNECTGDFIAGSVNTNPVIIRRIMGMLKKAGLVEVRPGVGGASLLQSPEEITLLDVYHAVNVIEDNQLFRLHEDPNIRCPVGRNIEAALQTELSEAQAAMENRLAQTKLADLIVRFR is encoded by the coding sequence ATGGTTACAACGGTGGTGATGCAGTTGAAGCAAATTAGTACGCGATTTTCGATCGCTGTTCACATTCTTTCCCTCATCGCGGTCAGCCCTAACGAATGTACGGGGGATTTTATCGCCGGCAGCGTCAATACGAATCCTGTGATTATACGAAGAATCATGGGAATGCTCAAGAAGGCAGGATTAGTCGAGGTGCGCCCCGGGGTGGGAGGAGCCTCGCTGCTTCAATCGCCGGAGGAGATTACACTGCTTGATGTATACCATGCCGTCAATGTGATTGAGGACAATCAGCTATTCCGACTGCATGAGGATCCGAACATCCGATGCCCGGTTGGACGAAACATTGAAGCAGCGCTGCAAACAGAGCTAAGCGAGGCGCAAGCGGCCATGGAAAACAGGCTCGCCCAAACCAAGCTGGCTGATCTTATCGTACGGTTTAGATAA